GACAGGGTGGTGTTGCGGGAAGTGGGCTTACGCGACGGTCTCCAGATGGTCCAGCGCCACCCGTCAACAGCAGCGAAGGCCGAATGGCTGCGCCGGGAAAGTGACGCGGGCGTTCGACACTTTGAGGTCGGATCTTTCCTTCCGGCCAACGCTATGCCGCAATTCGCTGATGTCCGGGAAATCATCGACATTTGCCAGAACCTCAACGTGCATTCCGCGGCACTTGCTTTGAACGACCGAGGGGCGGCTGATGCGGTTCAAACCCCGGTCGGTGAAATCGTCACGGTGGTCTCCGCAACCGAAGAGCATAGCCAGGCAAATGCGCGCCGCTCCCGAAAGGAAGCCATCGCACTGGTCGGCAGAACCGTTGAACTGGCAAGCGGCTCTGAAACCTCGCCCTTGGTTCAGGTCGGTATCTCCATGGCGTTCGGCTGCTCGATTGCAGGTGAAGTCGACCCCAACGAGGTGGTGCGCATCGCAGCAGAATGCGCGGACGCCGGCGCGGACGTGATCGGACTTGCGGATACCGTGGGATTTGCAGGTCCAGATCAGGTGAAAGACCTTGTCGAGCGTGTGCAAAACGAACTGGGTGACGTCGTGCTGAGCATTCATCTGCACGATACAAGGGGCATGGGCGTCGCCAATGCCTCTGCTGCCCTCGACGCCGGCATCCGGGTGATTGACGGCTCATTGGCAGGGCTCGGAGGCTGCCCCTTTGCCCCTGGCGCGACCGGAAACGTGGTCTTTGAAGACCTCATATACCTTTGTGAACGAAAGGGCTTTGCGACTGGCATTGATCTGGAAAGGCTGATGTCTGCCCGAGAGGTCGCCGCGTCCGAAATGCCTGACGAACATCTCTTTGGTGCGTTGCCACGTGCCGGAGCACCGCGCCAGATCAACTGGCACGCCCAACAAACAACTGGATGAAAAGTGGAGGAGAACATGAATATCCTGAAAACAGCAGCGGCCGCGCTCATGGCCGCAACCGGCTTCAGCAGTGCGGCCTATGCCGAGGCAACCGAGATGCGCTGCAGCCACCAGTTGCCACCTGCGCACCATATTGCGAAGGTGATCGACCGGTGGGCCGCAGAGATTGAGACGCTGTCGAACGGCGAAATTGACGTTCAGGTCTTCGGCGCCAACAGTCTTGTCGGCCCGCGCGAGAACATCGCGTCGGTCGCCAAGGGCAACATCGAATGCGCGTTTTCGATCAACCCTCAATGGGGCAGGACCCTGCCGATCATGAACGTCACGCTGAAGCCCTATGCCGTGACCAATCTGGAGACGCTTGCCGCTTGGCCGGGCAGCGATGCTGCTGCATTTCTGGAAGAAAAGCTCCTTGAAAAAGGCGTGCAGAACGCGGTGTGGCTCTTCACCACACGCATGACAGCGATGACGTCGAAAGGATCGCCTCTGATTAACCCCGAAGACTTCGAGGGCGTGAAGATCCGGGGGCTGAACCCTGTGGCGGATGCGGGCCTCGTCG
This portion of the Hoeflea prorocentri genome encodes:
- a CDS encoding hydroxymethylglutaryl-CoA lyase — its product is MTGLSRVYPPDRVVLREVGLRDGLQMVQRHPSTAAKAEWLRRESDAGVRHFEVGSFLPANAMPQFADVREIIDICQNLNVHSAALALNDRGAADAVQTPVGEIVTVVSATEEHSQANARRSRKEAIALVGRTVELASGSETSPLVQVGISMAFGCSIAGEVDPNEVVRIAAECADAGADVIGLADTVGFAGPDQVKDLVERVQNELGDVVLSIHLHDTRGMGVANASAALDAGIRVIDGSLAGLGGCPFAPGATGNVVFEDLIYLCERKGFATGIDLERLMSAREVAASEMPDEHLFGALPRAGAPRQINWHAQQTTG
- the dctP gene encoding TRAP transporter substrate-binding protein DctP; the encoded protein is MNILKTAAAALMAATGFSSAAYAEATEMRCSHQLPPAHHIAKVIDRWAAEIETLSNGEIDVQVFGANSLVGPRENIASVAKGNIECAFSINPQWGRTLPIMNVTLKPYAVTNLETLAAWPGSDAAAFLEEKLLEKGVQNAVWLFTTRMTAMTSKGSPLINPEDFEGVKIRGLNPVADAGLVAMGAAPSAMSGSKVYEALSTGVIDAGMTDIAAAYSRKYFEVQDHVTVVPLFSVFFHGYLNPAWYNGLTDAQKSAISEAGAKAAEWAVAASEEASESAPQQLADNGMKVHFQTPEEEAVWKELMAPAFDTSFGDATGEDGVKLLELVGQISN